In Ignavibacteriales bacterium, the following are encoded in one genomic region:
- a CDS encoding 4Fe-4S dicluster domain-containing protein has product MATMITEECINCGACEPECPNTAIYAGGAQYELNGQMFDALSNDFYYIVPEKCTECVGHFNQEQCAAVCPVDCCVPDPNHPETEDALLAKAKKIHPEKPFADLSAENSRFRK; this is encoded by the coding sequence ATGGCAACAATGATCACCGAAGAATGTATAAACTGTGGCGCATGTGAGCCGGAATGCCCCAATACTGCTATATATGCTGGTGGCGCTCAATATGAGCTTAACGGTCAAATGTTTGATGCATTATCCAACGATTTTTATTATATCGTTCCGGAAAAATGTACCGAATGTGTAGGTCACTTTAATCAGGAACAATGTGCAGCGGTATGTCCGGTCGATTGCTGTGTCCCGGATCCAAATCATCCGGAGACTGAAGATGCGTTGCTCGCGAAAGCGAAGAAGATTCACCCTGAAAAACCATTTGCAGATTTGAGCGCTGAGAATTCACGCTTTAGAAAATAA
- the queG gene encoding tRNA epoxyqueuosine(34) reductase QueG, protein MTELSEDIRARAKDIGFSLIGFANAEPLINEGLKLDDWLDRKYNGTMRWLEKKKDERKNPLKIMPYAKSVIVCAINYYQPEISTSNSKGKISRYAWGADYHTVLKSKLKELSEFISSKRPGALNYIEVDTGPIMEKVWAHRAGIGWQGKHSIIINQKYGSWIFLGIILTDIELRYDHSTQDMCGSCTLCINVCPTNAIATPYLLDASKCISYLTIEHRGEVSKDLSDKYDNWIYGCDICQNICPWNQKNTNITDEPEFVPREYSIGIEHEKILSMNETEFNKLFENSPIKRRKLEGMQENVRNILQNKKE, encoded by the coding sequence ATGACTGAATTATCTGAAGATATTCGAGCACGTGCAAAAGATATTGGCTTTTCATTAATAGGTTTTGCCAACGCTGAACCTCTCATAAATGAAGGTTTGAAGCTTGACGATTGGCTAGATCGAAAATACAATGGGACCATGAGATGGTTGGAAAAAAAGAAGGATGAGCGAAAGAATCCTTTAAAAATAATGCCATATGCGAAATCAGTAATAGTTTGTGCGATAAATTATTATCAACCGGAAATATCAACGAGCAATAGCAAAGGTAAAATATCAAGGTATGCTTGGGGAGCAGATTACCACACTGTACTTAAAAGTAAACTAAAAGAATTATCGGAATTCATATCTTCGAAGCGTCCTGGTGCGCTTAATTATATTGAAGTTGATACCGGTCCCATTATGGAAAAAGTTTGGGCTCATAGGGCAGGTATTGGTTGGCAGGGAAAACATTCCATTATTATTAATCAAAAGTACGGTTCATGGATTTTTCTTGGAATAATATTAACCGATATTGAACTTCGATATGATCATTCCACCCAAGATATGTGCGGTTCATGCACACTCTGCATCAATGTTTGCCCAACGAATGCAATCGCAACACCGTATCTTCTGGATGCAAGCAAATGCATTTCGTATTTAACAATTGAACATCGGGGAGAAGTAAGCAAAGATTTATCGGACAAATATGATAATTGGATTTACGGTTGCGATATTTGTCAGAACATTTGTCCCTGGAATCAAAAGAATACTAATATCACTGATGAACCCGAGTTTGTACCCCGCGAATATTCAATTGGAATAGAGCATGAAAAAATATTATCAATGAATGAAACTGAATTCAATAAACTATTTGAGAACAGTCCGATCAAAAGAAGAAAATTAGAAGGGATGCAAGAAAATGTTCGGAACATTCTTCAAAATAAAAAAGAATAG
- a CDS encoding MBL fold metallo-hydrolase, producing MKIGSYEIYPIETGTFWLDGGAMFGVIPKVLWEKTNNADDRNRVQLAARCLMIVGNGKRILMDNGNGNKITEKFRDLYTLETETGELQRSLAKNNIKTDQVTDVILSHLHFDHAGGSTLNQNGKLIPAFPNAKYYVQKKQWDNSLKPTERDRASYSQKDYLPLQEHGVLNLVEGEKELFDGISVLVSSGHTPALQMLKITDGSSTLFYPADLAPFTSHIPLPYIMGFDLQPLDTLADKKKIFKQAVDEDWTLFFEHDPKIAAGKIKLTEKGFAFDRPINI from the coding sequence ATGAAAATCGGATCCTACGAAATTTATCCAATTGAAACAGGGACGTTCTGGCTTGATGGAGGTGCGATGTTCGGAGTGATTCCGAAAGTTCTCTGGGAAAAAACGAATAATGCCGATGACCGAAACCGTGTTCAACTTGCGGCAAGGTGTTTGATGATTGTGGGAAACGGTAAAAGAATTTTGATGGATAATGGCAACGGAAATAAAATTACAGAAAAGTTCAGAGATCTTTACACGCTAGAAACAGAAACAGGTGAACTGCAGAGATCACTTGCAAAAAATAATATAAAAACCGATCAAGTTACAGATGTAATTTTATCTCATCTTCACTTCGATCACGCAGGTGGATCAACCTTAAACCAAAATGGTAAATTAATACCGGCTTTCCCGAATGCGAAATATTATGTCCAAAAAAAGCAGTGGGATAATTCTTTAAAACCAACCGAAAGAGATAGGGCAAGCTATTCTCAAAAAGATTATCTGCCACTTCAAGAACATGGAGTACTCAATCTTGTAGAGGGTGAAAAAGAATTATTCGATGGTATATCAGTATTAGTTTCAAGCGGACATACACCCGCACTTCAGATGCTAAAAATTACAGATGGAAGTTCGACTTTGTTTTATCCCGCGGACTTAGCACCATTCACATCTCATATTCCGTTGCCTTACATAATGGGTTTCGATCTTCAACCGCTGGATACACTGGCAGATAAAAAAAAGATATTCAAACAAGCAGTTGACGAAGATTGGACATTATTCTTTGAGCATGATCCGAAAATTGCTGCAGGAAAAATTAAGCTGACAGAGAAGGGCTTTGCCTTCGATCGCCCGATTAATATTTAG